Proteins encoded in a region of the Pelmatolapia mariae isolate MD_Pm_ZW linkage group LG16_19, Pm_UMD_F_2, whole genome shotgun sequence genome:
- the LOC134644852 gene encoding akirin-2-like yields MACGATLKRTMDFDPLMSPTSPKRRRCIPVSPSSSSSSPRKYLSMEPSPFGESSSRLSAEQILNSIKQEYKRIQKRKHLDGGYQQSECCYSPESPSQSSTMNASSMAGTSSGGVSPSRKEQPLFTLRQVGMICERLLKEREEKVREEYEETMTSKLAEQYDTFVKFTHDQLMRRFGEQPASYVS; encoded by the exons ATGGCGTGTGGAGCCACTTTGAAGAGGACCATGGATTTCGATCCGCTCATGAGTCCTACATCCCCCAAAAGACGAAGATGCATCCCCGTGTCCCCGTCGTCCTCATCCTCATCCCCTAGGAAATATCTCAGCATGGAGCCTTCGCCATTTGGGGAGTCTTCATCAAGACTTAGTGCAG AACAAATCCTCAACAGCATCAAACAGGAGTACAAACGCATTCAAAAGAGAAAGCATCTAGATGGAGGCTACCAACAGTCAGAGTGCTGCTATTCGCCAGAATCCCCATCCCAGTCGTCTACTATGAATGCTTCCAGCATGGCTG gaaCATCCTCTGGAGGTGTCTCTCCATCTAGAAAAGAACAGCCATTATTCACCCTCAGACAAGTTGGAATGATCTGCGAACGCCTgctgaaagaaagggaagagaAGGTTCGGGAGGAATATGAGGAGACCATGACTTCAAAGTTGGCCG AACAATATGACACCTTTGTGAAGTTCACACACGATCAGTTAATGCGACGATTTGGGGAGCAACCTGCAAGCT ATGTTTCCTGA